One genomic segment of Pseudomonas chlororaphis subsp. aurantiaca includes these proteins:
- a CDS encoding ATP-binding protein, with amino-acid sequence MPLLASLGWNAWLHRRLARQQQAAHDLGQQLAFMQAWIDGVPHPTYVRDRQGLLQSCNASYLESLAAHREALIGKTLLQGAMDDPGQAREYHADYQHVMAQDRPLLRDRPLRLNGQELTVQHWVLPYRDANGEVRGIIGGWVDISERHRLSDSLEAARQQAEAASLAKSTFLASTSHELRRSMNALIGALELLQQRSASQSQDHPVIEMAYRSARTMQALVDDTLDIARIESGSLALNPEWLDPRLLVEAVVSEFDSQVREKHLKLLPTFHSSHEPVDVLLDPLRFKQVLGNLLHNAITFTEQGQIRVHLDLQAATQPQHVQLMLQVTDSGIGIDEQDQHRLFEPFFQAQARPLSRPDGAGLGLTLCRHLCELMQGALQLASQPGIGTEVRVLLPLACQPRRKPAAIVEPLIAPATRALNVLVIDDHAADRLLLSEQLHFLGHRCRTAEDVEQGFEIWCKGFFDLLIVNCHMPGMNGYELIRAIRERERLEPCAACRILGMTASPRSQERQQCEQAGIDDCLFKPVGLATLRHKLAGLQPRPWNGVFSLKALRTLSRGKPQFALRILTELLHCSYRDRQQLMALPCEPPPRALAELAHKIKGSALMVQAKDLEAQCEALEQAALEGADRQTLMQRRTALEQAMLKLERALLWQIDQQPSAPLT; translated from the coding sequence GTGCCGCTGCTGGCGTCCCTGGGCTGGAATGCCTGGCTACACCGGCGCCTGGCCCGCCAGCAACAGGCCGCGCATGATCTTGGGCAGCAGCTCGCATTCATGCAGGCCTGGATCGACGGCGTGCCGCATCCGACCTACGTGCGCGATCGCCAGGGCCTGCTGCAAAGCTGCAATGCCAGCTACCTGGAAAGTCTCGCCGCCCACCGCGAAGCGCTCATCGGCAAAACCCTGTTGCAGGGCGCCATGGACGATCCCGGGCAGGCCCGCGAATATCACGCCGACTACCAGCACGTCATGGCGCAAGACCGCCCACTGCTGCGTGACCGGCCACTGCGCCTGAACGGGCAGGAACTGACCGTCCAGCACTGGGTCCTGCCCTATCGGGACGCGAACGGCGAGGTCCGGGGTATCATCGGCGGCTGGGTCGATATCAGCGAACGCCATCGGCTCAGCGACAGCCTCGAGGCCGCCCGGCAACAGGCCGAAGCGGCCAGCCTGGCGAAAAGCACGTTCCTGGCCAGCACCAGCCACGAACTGCGCCGCTCGATGAATGCGCTGATCGGTGCGCTGGAACTGCTGCAACAGCGCTCCGCCAGCCAGTCCCAGGACCATCCGGTCATTGAAATGGCTTATCGCTCGGCCCGGACGATGCAGGCCCTGGTCGACGATACCCTCGATATCGCCCGCATCGAATCAGGCAGCCTGGCCCTGAACCCCGAATGGCTCGACCCGCGCCTGCTTGTCGAAGCCGTTGTCAGCGAGTTCGACAGCCAGGTCCGGGAGAAGCACCTCAAGCTGCTGCCGACCTTCCACTCCAGCCACGAGCCGGTCGATGTGCTGCTCGACCCACTGCGTTTCAAGCAGGTCCTGGGCAACCTGCTGCACAACGCGATCACGTTCACCGAACAGGGCCAGATCAGGGTCCATCTCGACCTGCAAGCGGCCACGCAGCCGCAACACGTGCAACTGATGCTGCAAGTGACGGACAGCGGCATCGGCATCGACGAGCAGGATCAGCACAGGCTGTTCGAACCCTTCTTCCAGGCCCAGGCTCGACCCCTTTCCCGGCCTGACGGCGCAGGGCTGGGCCTGACCCTTTGCCGTCACCTCTGCGAGCTCATGCAAGGCGCGCTGCAACTGGCCAGCCAGCCGGGCATAGGCACGGAAGTCCGGGTCCTGTTGCCGCTGGCCTGTCAGCCACGGCGAAAACCCGCAGCCATCGTCGAGCCGCTTATTGCCCCTGCCACCCGGGCCTTGAACGTACTGGTGATCGATGACCATGCGGCGGACCGCCTGCTGCTGAGCGAACAACTGCACTTTCTTGGGCACCGCTGCCGCACCGCCGAAGACGTCGAGCAAGGCTTCGAGATCTGGTGCAAGGGGTTCTTCGACCTGCTCATCGTCAATTGCCATATGCCAGGCATGAATGGCTACGAGCTGATCCGCGCCATCCGCGAGCGCGAACGCCTGGAGCCCTGCGCGGCCTGCCGGATATTGGGGATGACCGCCAGCCCCCGGTCGCAAGAGAGACAGCAGTGCGAACAGGCCGGCATCGATGACTGCCTGTTCAAGCCTGTCGGCCTGGCGACCCTGCGTCACAAACTGGCGGGCCTGCAACCGCGGCCCTGGAATGGCGTGTTCAGCCTGAAGGCCCTGCGCACCCTGTCCCGTGGCAAACCGCAGTTCGCCCTGCGCATCCTCACCGAACTGCTGCATTGCAGCTATCGGGATCGCCAGCAACTGATGGCCCTGCCCTGCGAGCCACCCCCCCGGGCACTGGCGGAACTCGCCCACAAGATCAAGGGCTCGGCGCTGATGGTGCAGGCCAAAGACCTTGAAGCGCAGTGCGAAGCCCTTGAGCAGGCCGCTCTGGAGGGCGCGGACAGGCAAACCCTGATGCAGCGCAGAACCGCCCTGGAACAGGCGATGCTCAAGCTCGAACGGGCCCTGCTGTGGCAAATCGATCAACAGCCCAGCGCGCCCCTGACCTGA
- a CDS encoding response regulator transcription factor, which produces MSSVFIIDDHPVIRLAIRMLLEHEGYKVVGETDNGVDALQMVRDSMPDLIVLDISIPKLDGLELLLRFGALDKSLRVLVLTAQSPALFAGRCMQAGACGYVCKQEDLNEVLSAMKAVLCGYNYFPSHALQTPRQDETSNDELNRLMLLSDRELMVLQLFAKGSTSTQIANSIFLSGKTVSTYKKRIMHKLRATSMAELIELAQRHELV; this is translated from the coding sequence ATGAGTTCTGTTTTCATCATCGACGACCATCCCGTTATCCGACTGGCCATCCGCATGTTGCTGGAACATGAGGGTTATAAAGTCGTCGGCGAAACCGATAACGGGGTCGATGCTCTGCAGATGGTCCGTGACAGCATGCCGGACCTGATCGTGCTCGATATCAGCATTCCCAAGCTCGACGGGCTGGAGCTGCTGTTGCGATTCGGCGCCCTGGACAAGTCGCTGCGGGTGCTGGTGCTGACGGCGCAGTCGCCGGCCCTGTTCGCCGGGCGCTGCATGCAGGCCGGGGCCTGCGGCTATGTGTGCAAGCAGGAAGACCTGAACGAAGTGCTCAGCGCCATGAAGGCCGTGCTATGCGGCTACAACTACTTTCCGAGTCATGCCCTGCAAACGCCAAGGCAGGATGAAACTTCGAACGACGAACTGAACCGCCTGATGTTGCTCAGTGATCGGGAACTCATGGTGTTGCAACTTTTTGCCAAGGGCAGCACCAGTACGCAAATAGCCAACAGCATATTTCTCAGTGGCAAGACCGTCAGCACCTATAAAAAAAGAATCATGCACAAACTTCGCGCGACTTCCATGGCGGAACTTATCGAGTTGGCACAACGTCACGAACTGGTGTGA